The following coding sequences are from one Equus przewalskii isolate Varuska chromosome 23, EquPr2, whole genome shotgun sequence window:
- the IL10 gene encoding interleukin-10, producing the protein MQSWSGLGKGGALEKKLCQEICDSVAFYEWGGLTEPTIYKGDTGGEGRYIRALLLQNQTTRPIHRRRQSSAMPSAALLCYLVFLAGVGASRDRGTQSENSCTHFPTSLPHMLHELRAAFSRVKTFFQMKDQLDNMLLNGSLLEDFKGYLGCQALSEMIQFYLEEVMPQAENHGPDIKEHVNSLGEKLKTLRVRLRRCHRFLPCENKSKAVEQVKSAFSKLQEKGVYKAMSEFDIFINYIEAYMTTKMKN; encoded by the exons ATGCAAAGCTGGAGTGGGCTCGGGAAGGGAGGAGCTTTAGAAAAAAAGCTTTGCCAGGAAATCTGTGACTCTGTGGCTTTTTATGAATGGGGAGGCCTCACTGAACCCACAATATATAAAGGGGACACAGGAGGTGAAGGTCGATACATCAGGGCCTTGCTCTTGCAAAACCAAACCACAAGGCCGATTCACAGAAGAAGGCAGAGCTCAGCCATGCCCAGCGCAGCACTGCTATGTTACCTGGTCTTCCTGGCCGGGGTGGGAGCCAGCCGAGACCGGGGCACCCAGTCTGAGAACAGCTGCACCCACTTCCCAACCAGCCTGCCCCACATGCTCCATGAGCTCCGAGCCGCCTTCAGCAGGGTGAAGACTTTCTTT CAAATGAAGGACCAGCTGGACAACATGTTGTTGAACGGGTCCCTGCTGGAGGACTTTAAG GGTTACCTGGGTTGCCAAGCCTTGTCGGAGATGATCCAGTTTtacctggaggaggtgatgcccCAGGCTGAGAACCACGGCCCAGACATCAAGGAGCACGTGAACTCCCTGGGGGAAAAGCTGAAGACCCTCCGAGTGAGGCTGCGGCGCTGT cATCGATTTCTGCCCTGTGAAAATAAGAGCAAGGCAGTGGAGCAGGTGAAGAGTGCCTTCAGTAAG CTCCAAGAGAAAGGTGTCTACAAAGCCATGAGTGAGTTTGACATCTTCATCAACTACATAGAAGCCTATATGACAACGAAGATGAAAAACTGA